In one window of Zhihengliuella sp. ISTPL4 DNA:
- a CDS encoding transglutaminase domain-containing protein: protein MSAAGPKRGRPRRGTLPSALTLWSLGYVLVGVLLATAAAWPVYVAPRALAVGIVGGLLGIAVAVVARILRWGTLLAAVAASGVYLLVAVPLAIPSALTSVPALLGGVRDAVLGVVLGWKQMLTLNPPLGEYQAVLIPFLVVMLFGSFVATLFVWGGGKRAVAAVPVVVAMSVFGIAFGVSGTSAPVSVAGVELPAPREWLIGVAVFVVSLVWVVGRTRMQRAAALRSVAAANISRRATPAWLTVRRHLLSAGLAAVALVAGFAIAPAAAGWSDRSVLRDEIEPMVVVQEQPSPLSSYRSWFSGDTLDTPVVRLEGEPGAVDRLRLVTLDAYDGEDFHIDADDRFSRLPRSALPGSGRVTLDLAIGEAYRGIWVPSPAGLAEAPAFSGERADALADGFHVNAEGDTAITIADAPGGGEGLVPGDRYSVLIDAPGNPGDVTALQGGRSTLDADRYPALVEWAEMQEQPRTGAGYLELIDRLRSRGYLSHALIEDASAAGWIAALQASEGYAFAPSYAGHSAARIEELFTDLTEQERRAGPDADPELLVSAVGDDEQFSVAAALLAQHWGLESRVVMGARLAAAEEVPGIPACTEVCTGANMSAWVEVRASGGEWIPVDATPQYAMLPSAITEGEQLPEHPTVPEQPRSEALDPPQAQSDANNDAPPLEEPASEVLAVLLPILKGVGLGLLVLLLLALPFLVLLVAKTRRARARRTAPDPEVRLAGAWEELADVYADHDVPMVADGTRAQRAQSSGRAAAHRLAALVDRAVFAEHPPTPEDATAAWVIVDAERAELAKARTRWRRLRTRVRPTSFVARTRTLRLPGFGARPTLGTLGWTGSLDDRKKGDS from the coding sequence ATGAGTGCGGCCGGCCCGAAGCGCGGGCGGCCGCGTCGCGGAACCCTCCCCTCAGCGCTGACCCTGTGGTCGCTGGGGTACGTGCTGGTCGGCGTGCTCCTCGCGACGGCGGCGGCCTGGCCGGTCTACGTGGCTCCCCGGGCGCTCGCGGTCGGGATCGTCGGCGGCCTCCTCGGCATCGCCGTCGCCGTCGTCGCGCGCATCCTGCGCTGGGGAACGCTGCTCGCCGCGGTAGCCGCCTCCGGCGTGTACCTGCTGGTCGCGGTGCCGCTCGCCATCCCCTCCGCCCTCACCTCCGTGCCCGCCCTCCTCGGCGGTGTCCGGGATGCCGTGCTCGGGGTGGTGCTGGGCTGGAAACAGATGCTCACCCTGAATCCGCCGCTGGGAGAGTATCAGGCGGTCCTCATCCCCTTCCTCGTGGTGATGCTGTTCGGCTCGTTCGTCGCCACCCTCTTCGTCTGGGGCGGCGGCAAGCGGGCGGTGGCCGCCGTTCCTGTGGTCGTGGCCATGAGCGTCTTCGGCATCGCCTTCGGTGTGAGCGGCACGTCCGCTCCCGTTTCGGTGGCCGGTGTCGAGCTGCCCGCACCGCGCGAATGGCTGATCGGCGTCGCGGTCTTCGTGGTCTCCCTCGTCTGGGTCGTCGGGCGCACGCGGATGCAGCGCGCCGCCGCCCTGCGCAGCGTGGCGGCGGCGAACATCTCCCGCCGGGCGACCCCTGCCTGGCTCACCGTACGCCGGCACCTCCTCTCCGCGGGTCTGGCCGCGGTCGCCCTGGTCGCCGGCTTCGCGATCGCTCCGGCCGCGGCCGGCTGGTCGGATCGCTCCGTGCTCCGCGACGAGATCGAACCCATGGTGGTGGTGCAGGAACAACCGAGTCCGCTCAGCTCGTACCGCTCCTGGTTCTCCGGCGACACGCTGGACACCCCGGTGGTGCGGCTGGAGGGCGAACCCGGCGCGGTGGACCGCCTCCGCCTGGTCACCCTCGACGCGTACGACGGCGAGGACTTCCACATCGACGCGGACGACCGCTTCAGCCGCCTGCCGCGCTCCGCGCTCCCGGGATCCGGCCGGGTGACGCTCGACCTCGCGATCGGCGAAGCCTACCGGGGGATCTGGGTCCCGTCGCCGGCCGGTCTCGCGGAGGCCCCCGCCTTCTCCGGCGAGCGGGCCGATGCCCTCGCCGACGGCTTCCACGTGAACGCCGAGGGGGACACCGCGATCACCATCGCGGACGCGCCGGGCGGCGGGGAGGGGCTCGTGCCCGGTGATCGCTATTCGGTGCTGATCGATGCGCCGGGGAACCCCGGTGACGTCACGGCACTCCAGGGTGGTCGGTCGACCCTCGACGCCGATCGGTACCCGGCGCTCGTCGAATGGGCGGAGATGCAGGAACAGCCACGCACCGGCGCGGGCTACCTCGAGCTGATCGATCGGCTCCGCTCGCGCGGCTATCTCAGTCACGCCCTGATCGAGGACGCCTCCGCCGCAGGCTGGATCGCGGCCCTCCAAGCATCCGAGGGCTACGCATTCGCGCCCAGCTACGCCGGGCACTCTGCCGCTCGCATCGAGGAGCTCTTCACCGACCTGACGGAACAGGAGAGGCGCGCGGGCCCCGACGCCGACCCGGAACTGCTCGTATCGGCGGTCGGGGATGACGAGCAGTTCTCGGTTGCTGCGGCGCTTCTCGCTCAGCACTGGGGCCTCGAATCCCGGGTGGTGATGGGGGCCCGCCTCGCGGCGGCGGAGGAGGTCCCGGGAATCCCTGCCTGTACCGAGGTCTGCACCGGCGCGAACATGAGCGCCTGGGTCGAGGTGCGTGCGTCGGGCGGGGAGTGGATCCCCGTCGATGCGACGCCGCAGTACGCGATGCTGCCGAGTGCCATCACCGAGGGTGAGCAGCTGCCGGAGCATCCGACCGTCCCGGAGCAGCCGCGGTCGGAGGCCCTGGATCCGCCGCAGGCGCAGAGCGACGCGAACAACGATGCGCCCCCGCTGGAGGAACCGGCCTCGGAAGTCCTCGCCGTCCTCCTGCCCATCCTCAAGGGGGTCGGTCTCGGCCTCCTCGTCCTCCTGCTGCTGGCTCTGCCCTTCCTCGTGCTCCTGGTCGCCAAGACTCGGCGCGCACGGGCACGCCGCACCGCGCCCGACCCCGAGGTGCGCCTGGCGGGTGCCTGGGAGGAGCTCGCCGACGTCTACGCCGACCACGACGTGCCCATGGTCGCCGACGGCACCCGCGCCCAGCGCGCACAGTCGAGCGGTCGCGCAGCCGCGCACCGGCTGGCCGCCCTCGTCGATCGCGCCGTCTTCGCCGAGCACCCGCCGACGCCCGAAGACGCGACGGCCGCGTGGGTGATCGTGGACGCGGAACGGGCGGAGCTCGCGAAGGCCAGGACGCGGTGGCGGCGTCTGCGTACCCGCGTGCGGCCGACATCGTTCGTCGCCAGGACGCGGACCCTGCGCCTCCCCGGCTTCGGCGCACGACCCACGCTCGGTACGCTCGGATGGACCGGTTCACTGGATGACCGGAAGAAGGGGGACTCATGA
- a CDS encoding PP2C family protein-serine/threonine phosphatase, with protein MTVESVVLRVAALTDTGLTRTANEDAVLDARPVFLVADGMGGHEAGDRASAAVVAAFEPLRGRAVDVGDISDALSRAAAVVEDIAAAHKRGAGSTVTGVALVEHEGAPHWLVFNVGDSRVYRHHGTELAQLTIDHSLGQELVDAGELRPEDLASFSQRNVITRAVGAPDSTADSWLLPVVDGERLLLCSDGLTGEVSDEAIRATLTMNGRPETAAAALVRRALQGGGRDNVSVLVIDVVSGGARTRPDDATGGRAAVSALTDSMLEGTTVPVRAR; from the coding sequence GTGACCGTGGAATCCGTCGTCCTCCGGGTCGCCGCGCTGACCGACACCGGGCTCACGCGGACGGCCAACGAGGACGCCGTGCTCGACGCGCGTCCGGTCTTCCTGGTCGCTGACGGTATGGGCGGGCACGAGGCCGGTGATCGCGCCAGCGCGGCTGTCGTCGCCGCCTTCGAGCCGCTGCGCGGGCGGGCGGTCGACGTCGGTGACATCAGCGACGCTCTCAGCCGCGCCGCGGCCGTCGTCGAGGACATCGCCGCGGCGCACAAGCGCGGGGCGGGCAGCACCGTGACGGGCGTGGCACTCGTGGAGCACGAGGGCGCCCCGCACTGGCTCGTCTTCAACGTCGGGGACTCCCGGGTCTACCGGCACCACGGCACCGAATTGGCGCAGCTCACGATCGACCACTCCCTCGGACAGGAGCTCGTCGACGCCGGGGAGCTCCGCCCGGAAGACCTGGCCTCGTTCTCGCAGCGCAACGTCATCACCCGGGCGGTCGGCGCCCCGGACAGCACCGCGGACAGCTGGCTCCTTCCCGTCGTCGACGGCGAGCGGCTCCTGCTGTGCTCCGACGGGCTCACCGGCGAGGTCAGCGACGAAGCCATCCGCGCGACGCTGACCATGAACGGCCGCCCGGAGACCGCGGCGGCGGCGCTCGTGCGCCGCGCGCTGCAGGGTGGAGGGCGCGACAACGTCTCCGTCCTCGTGATCGACGTCGTCTCGGGCGGCGCACGCACGCGTCCCGACGACGCGACGGGCGGACGGGCCGCGGTGTCCGCGCTCACCGACTCGATGCTCGAGGGCACGACGGTCCCGGTGCGAGCGCGATGA
- a CDS encoding DUF58 domain-containing protein, whose protein sequence is MTFSTESRLTRTTAGTSTSTRTSTVTRYDRTRRGPVRGAVFGARRVVRSVGRAARATAGWVRETVTTAGMLVAVAVVLGVLAGLLFGWVEAWAVATIALVLLLACVPFILGAHDYRIDLVLDRDRVVAGAEIGATLDVRNNGERLSLPGVVDVPVGEGLVEAHVPLLRPGAHHREELTIAAHHRGVIDVGPMTITRGDPIGILRRELRWPDVQRIHVHPVTVRLPSTSAGLIRDLEGTPSTTLVDADLSFHAVREYVVGDSPRHIHWKSTAKTGTLMVRQYEESRHARIAVILDLDPESYADDDEFENTVSAAASLALQGVRDGRDVLFSVSNEIPEHGRAEVLSIRTLPTVTPKALLDATSTIDQAARVMRLEAVTALTAQSYPDLSIGFLLTGSLLPLERLRHAAVKLPAAVEAVAVRSELGAQPTMRTARELAVMTLGALGDLPQMLARGALR, encoded by the coding sequence GTGACCTTCAGCACCGAATCCCGCCTGACGCGGACGACCGCCGGCACGAGCACGTCGACGCGGACGTCCACCGTCACGCGATACGACCGCACGCGCCGCGGTCCCGTGCGCGGTGCGGTCTTCGGCGCGCGCCGTGTCGTCCGCTCCGTGGGGCGTGCAGCCAGGGCCACGGCCGGCTGGGTCCGCGAGACCGTGACCACAGCGGGCATGCTCGTGGCCGTCGCGGTGGTGCTCGGCGTGCTCGCCGGCCTGCTGTTCGGCTGGGTGGAGGCCTGGGCCGTGGCCACGATCGCACTCGTGCTGCTGCTCGCCTGCGTGCCGTTCATCCTGGGTGCGCATGACTACCGGATCGATCTCGTGCTCGACCGCGACCGCGTCGTCGCGGGTGCCGAGATCGGTGCGACTCTCGACGTCCGCAACAACGGCGAGCGCCTCTCCCTCCCCGGTGTCGTCGATGTGCCGGTGGGGGAGGGCCTGGTCGAGGCGCACGTGCCGCTGCTGCGTCCGGGGGCTCACCATCGGGAGGAGCTGACCATCGCCGCGCACCACCGCGGCGTCATCGACGTCGGCCCCATGACCATCACCCGCGGCGACCCGATCGGCATCCTCCGCCGAGAGCTGCGCTGGCCGGACGTGCAGCGCATCCACGTGCACCCGGTGACCGTGCGCCTCCCCAGCACCAGCGCGGGCCTGATCCGCGATCTCGAGGGAACCCCGAGCACGACTCTCGTCGACGCCGACCTCTCGTTCCACGCCGTGCGCGAATACGTCGTCGGCGACTCCCCGCGGCACATCCACTGGAAGTCGACCGCGAAGACGGGCACCCTGATGGTGCGGCAGTACGAGGAGTCCCGGCACGCGCGCATCGCCGTGATCCTCGACCTCGACCCGGAGTCGTACGCCGACGACGACGAGTTCGAGAACACCGTCAGCGCGGCCGCCTCGCTGGCGCTGCAGGGTGTGCGGGACGGCCGGGACGTGCTGTTCTCGGTGAGCAACGAGATCCCGGAGCACGGCCGCGCCGAGGTGCTGTCGATCCGCACGCTGCCCACGGTCACCCCCAAAGCTCTCCTGGACGCGACCTCCACGATCGATCAGGCGGCCCGCGTGATGCGGCTCGAAGCCGTCACCGCGCTCACCGCGCAGTCGTACCCGGACCTCTCGATCGGCTTCCTGCTCACCGGTTCGCTTCTGCCGCTCGAGCGCCTGCGTCACGCGGCGGTGAAGCTCCCGGCGGCCGTCGAGGCGGTGGCGGTCCGCAGCGAGCTCGGCGCGCAGCCGACGATGCGGACGGCCAGAGAACTCGCGGTGATGACCCTCGGCGCGCTCGGTGATCTCCCCCAGATGCTCGCCCGCGGAGCCCTGCGATGA
- a CDS encoding AAA family ATPase, with product MPATAAAPVTLAPEQASWFAETFSILTGNIEQAILGKRHVVELVLATAVSGGHVLLEDYPGTGKTALARAVAQTVNGTSSRIQFTPDLLPGDVTGITVYDQKEGTFEFHAGPVFANIVLADEINRASPKTQSALLEVMEEGTVTVDGVTRSVGSPFLVMATQNPIEQGGTYRLPEAQLDRFMIKTSIGYPDEAATMRILQGAGRPKTVLDGIVDTDTILTMAEMSRGVYVNPLVSDYIMRIVDATRRASEVRLGASVRGALALSRLVMTWAAKNGRTFVTPDDVRELAVVALAHRLVLEPEAEFDGVTAVAVIGQILLDVEPPRENGTA from the coding sequence ATGCCAGCCACCGCAGCAGCCCCCGTCACCCTCGCTCCCGAGCAGGCCTCCTGGTTCGCCGAGACGTTCTCGATCCTGACCGGCAACATCGAGCAGGCGATCCTCGGCAAGCGGCACGTGGTCGAGCTCGTGCTCGCCACCGCCGTGAGCGGAGGGCACGTCCTTCTGGAGGACTACCCCGGCACCGGGAAGACGGCGCTCGCCCGTGCCGTGGCGCAGACGGTGAACGGAACGAGCAGCCGTATCCAGTTCACGCCTGACCTCCTCCCCGGCGATGTGACCGGCATCACGGTCTACGACCAGAAGGAGGGCACGTTCGAGTTCCACGCGGGGCCCGTCTTCGCGAACATCGTGCTCGCCGACGAGATCAACCGGGCGAGCCCGAAGACCCAATCCGCGCTGCTCGAGGTCATGGAGGAGGGCACGGTCACCGTCGACGGCGTGACACGATCGGTCGGTTCCCCGTTCCTCGTGATGGCGACGCAGAACCCCATCGAGCAGGGAGGCACCTACCGGCTCCCTGAGGCGCAACTCGACCGCTTCATGATCAAGACCTCGATCGGCTACCCTGACGAGGCGGCGACCATGCGCATCCTGCAGGGGGCCGGCCGGCCGAAGACGGTGCTCGACGGCATCGTCGACACCGACACGATCCTGACGATGGCAGAGATGTCGCGCGGCGTGTACGTGAACCCGCTGGTGTCCGACTACATCATGCGCATCGTCGATGCCACGCGCCGAGCGTCCGAGGTGCGTCTCGGCGCCAGCGTGCGCGGCGCTCTCGCGCTGTCCCGGCTCGTGATGACGTGGGCGGCCAAGAACGGACGCACGTTCGTCACGCCCGACGATGTACGCGAGCTCGCCGTGGTCGCCCTCGCCCACCGTCTCGTCCTCGAACCGGAGGCCGAGTTCGACGGGGTGACCGCCGTGGCCGTGATCGGGCAGATCCTCCTCGACGTCGAGCCCCCGCGCGAGAACGGCACTGCGTGA
- a CDS encoding S8 family serine peptidase, producing the protein MRRRAALATLVVGAAVLGTPAAAVAAMPAPATIVSMATGACEPGTVVFAPEAPSALAALGAEDANRLATGEGVVVAVVDSGIDAGNPHLAGVVVGGVNLVGDGERGDGLSDLTGHGTAIAGQIAAQPVSGSGVVGLAPDARLLSVRAFRSDSPQDVDKGWGPSAQRLAEGINWAADNGADIINVSSSQATDSPELRGAVEHAAAVGALVVASGGNRASDPEAEDGTRYPAGYEQALGVSAADANGLATDSSIHGPQVGVTAPGANVLTAATGGGDCLFASDAPASSFATGYVSAAAALVAEAHPEDPPAGWAYRLTATALRADADNRDDVNGWGFIRPSAAIQLLPDPTTRGPISPFFDTAESAVRPPAVSVDPDHGVPPFVLTREMALIAAIAGASLLGVLGILIVLRRRREAPADATAEVERRGGLLDRPEPEA; encoded by the coding sequence ATGCGCCGCCGTGCCGCTCTCGCCACCCTCGTGGTGGGTGCTGCCGTGCTGGGGACGCCGGCCGCCGCGGTGGCCGCGATGCCTGCTCCCGCGACGATCGTGTCGATGGCGACCGGCGCCTGCGAACCCGGCACCGTCGTGTTCGCTCCCGAAGCACCATCGGCGCTCGCCGCCCTCGGGGCGGAGGACGCGAACCGCCTCGCCACCGGGGAAGGCGTCGTCGTGGCGGTGGTCGACTCCGGGATCGACGCGGGCAACCCGCACCTCGCCGGCGTCGTCGTCGGCGGCGTGAACCTCGTGGGCGACGGCGAACGCGGCGACGGTCTGAGCGATCTGACCGGGCACGGCACGGCGATCGCCGGGCAGATCGCGGCGCAGCCCGTCTCCGGCTCCGGCGTCGTGGGGCTCGCCCCCGACGCCCGCCTGTTGTCCGTGCGTGCGTTCCGCAGCGACTCGCCGCAGGACGTCGACAAGGGGTGGGGCCCGAGCGCCCAGCGCCTCGCCGAAGGCATCAACTGGGCGGCCGACAACGGCGCCGACATCATCAACGTCTCCTCATCGCAGGCAACGGACTCCCCCGAACTGCGGGGTGCGGTGGAGCACGCGGCTGCCGTCGGAGCGCTCGTCGTCGCCAGCGGTGGCAACAGGGCCTCCGACCCCGAGGCGGAAGACGGAACCCGGTATCCCGCCGGCTACGAACAGGCGCTCGGCGTCAGCGCGGCCGACGCGAACGGCCTCGCGACCGACAGCTCGATCCACGGGCCCCAGGTCGGAGTCACGGCCCCCGGCGCGAATGTGCTCACCGCGGCGACGGGCGGCGGCGACTGCCTGTTCGCCTCCGACGCCCCGGCGTCGAGCTTCGCGACCGGCTACGTGAGCGCGGCGGCGGCGCTGGTCGCCGAGGCGCACCCGGAAGATCCGCCCGCGGGGTGGGCGTACCGGCTCACGGCGACCGCACTCCGCGCGGATGCCGACAACCGCGATGACGTGAACGGCTGGGGCTTCATCCGGCCCTCCGCCGCCATCCAGCTCCTTCCCGACCCCACCACCCGTGGCCCCATCAGCCCGTTCTTCGACACGGCGGAGAGCGCCGTGCGCCCGCCTGCCGTGAGCGTCGACCCCGACCACGGCGTGCCGCCCTTCGTCCTCACCCGCGAGATGGCGTTGATCGCCGCGATCGCCGGGGCCAGCCTGCTCGGGGTCCTCGGCATCCTCATCGTGCTCCGGCGACGCCGGGAGGCTCCTGCCGACGCGACGGCCGAGGTCGAACGACGGGGCGGCCTCCTCGATCGCCCCGAGCCCGAGGCCTGA
- a CDS encoding DUF5684 domain-containing protein: MTAPADSGLATMLAVIVGLGLLVGLAVYVWYALALSRLFPRIDGEGWKGWVPVLNEAEILARGGVPAWSVVFYFIPLVQLYGIYLKVVATHRINRRFGRGAGMTVLAILLPPVWATVLAWGPAPYPEGDRLAALQPGPRRSAPPPAAPARDASGYTIPSFAPTGTGSPETPSLIFPDYAAPPAGAPTPPPAAAPPAAASAAIAPQSEPAAPRSFAPPTFAPPAESVAPPQDPSPAAPSPSSAPPAPPAPPPAAAPVAPAATASPAAPSPQPLPPAAAPAPPAAQPQPSGAHPPTGIMAAMGDVPPAAPQSAPAPAPTTEAARSEEPSVAPTPEANRVVRPVPPSFRDGGQPEAAQMPTIRPVPSMTVTPAGEQSAPASAPATPTPAAPGGLAPDVDKTVVTPRPTDDDLDATVVVARKRGVRRVLVLDDGRRFSLSGASVVIGRNPTGEPGEQRLAIPDTTRTLSKTHARLVVQEDEWRLTDLHATNGVVVVADDGSETLLDAGESVVGTGRFILGEVGMHVVAERDS, translated from the coding sequence ATGACCGCGCCCGCGGACTCCGGTCTGGCCACGATGCTCGCCGTCATCGTCGGACTCGGCCTGCTCGTCGGCCTGGCCGTCTACGTCTGGTACGCCCTGGCGTTGTCGCGCCTGTTCCCCCGCATCGACGGGGAAGGGTGGAAGGGGTGGGTGCCCGTCCTCAACGAGGCCGAGATCCTCGCGCGCGGGGGAGTGCCCGCCTGGTCGGTGGTGTTCTACTTCATCCCGCTCGTGCAGCTCTATGGGATCTACCTCAAGGTCGTCGCCACCCACCGGATCAACCGGCGCTTCGGACGGGGAGCTGGGATGACCGTGCTCGCCATCCTCCTGCCACCGGTGTGGGCGACCGTTCTCGCGTGGGGTCCTGCGCCCTACCCCGAGGGGGACCGGCTCGCCGCGCTCCAGCCGGGACCGCGTCGCAGCGCACCGCCGCCTGCGGCCCCCGCGCGGGATGCGTCGGGCTACACGATCCCCTCGTTCGCCCCGACGGGGACCGGATCGCCGGAGACGCCGTCCCTGATCTTTCCGGACTACGCTGCGCCGCCCGCGGGCGCACCGACCCCGCCCCCGGCAGCCGCGCCGCCGGCGGCCGCCTCGGCCGCGATCGCTCCGCAGAGCGAACCCGCGGCGCCGAGGTCGTTCGCTCCGCCGACGTTCGCTCCGCCTGCGGAGTCGGTCGCACCGCCACAGGATCCGTCTCCCGCGGCACCGTCCCCGTCTTCGGCGCCACCGGCGCCGCCCGCGCCGCCGCCCGCCGCCGCTCCTGTCGCACCTGCGGCCACTGCCTCCCCCGCGGCACCGTCCCCGCAGCCGCTTCCGCCCGCGGCCGCACCGGCGCCGCCCGCCGCGCAGCCGCAGCCCTCCGGGGCACACCCGCCCACGGGCATCATGGCCGCGATGGGCGACGTGCCGCCGGCCGCCCCGCAGTCCGCGCCCGCCCCCGCGCCCACGACCGAGGCGGCGCGGAGCGAGGAGCCCTCCGTCGCGCCGACGCCGGAGGCGAACCGCGTCGTCCGGCCCGTGCCGCCTTCGTTCCGCGACGGCGGACAGCCCGAAGCCGCACAGATGCCGACGATCCGCCCGGTTCCGTCGATGACGGTGACACCCGCCGGGGAGCAGAGCGCCCCGGCGTCTGCACCCGCGACACCGACTCCCGCTGCGCCCGGCGGACTCGCGCCCGACGTCGACAAGACCGTGGTGACGCCGCGTCCCACCGATGATGACCTCGACGCCACGGTGGTCGTCGCCCGCAAGCGCGGGGTGCGGCGCGTCCTTGTGCTGGACGACGGTCGTCGGTTCTCGTTGTCCGGCGCGAGCGTCGTGATCGGTCGGAACCCCACCGGGGAACCGGGCGAGCAGCGGCTGGCCATCCCGGACACCACCCGCACGCTGTCGAAGACCCACGCCCGGCTGGTGGTGCAGGAGGACGAGTGGCGTCTGACCGACCTGCACGCCACCAACGGGGTCGTGGTCGTCGCCGACGACGGCTCGGAGACCCTCCTGGACGCCGGAGAGAGCGTGGTCGGCACCGGCCGGTTCATCCTCGGCGAAGTCGGCATGCACGTCGTCGCGGAGCGCGATTCGTGA